In one Culex quinquefasciatus strain JHB chromosome 2, VPISU_Cqui_1.0_pri_paternal, whole genome shotgun sequence genomic region, the following are encoded:
- the LOC6041314 gene encoding caspase: MKKIMFGRKESGPSLNSPAVPPPAYTIDRYSSYYPMNHKNRGKAIIFTHAVFAVPNVKLPAREGSEVDCKALTESLERLGFDVDLYRDKRLKDILHITEKVSLMDHSSSDCLLVAVLTHGDEGEIIYAHDCPYQISSVWTQFTGDRCPTLIGKPKIFIIQACRGNELDQGVKVEKDGVARYSIPTHADFLFAFATIPGFMSFRNTRNGSWFIREFCNELNENGQRYDLLTLLTFVVQKVAYGYESIAPNTPEYHLKKQTPCIVSMLTRLLLFNYV; the protein is encoded by the exons atgaaaaaaatcatgtttggcCGAAAAGAAAGTGGTCCCTCGCTGAATAGTCCGGCAGTGCCACCGCCAGCTTACACCATAGATCGCTACTCTTCCTACTATCCGATGAATCACAAGAATCGAGGGAAGGCCATAATTTTCACCCACGCCGTGTTCGCTGTGCCAAATGTAAAGCTTCCAGCCAGAGAAGGCAGCGAAGTGGACTGCAAAGCGCTGACCGAATCGCTGGAACGGCTGGGCTTCGATGTGGACCTGTACCGGGACAAGCGATTGAAGGACATTCTTCATATCACGGAGAAAG TTTCGTTGATGGACCACTCGAGCTCGGACTGTCTGCTGGTGGCCGTGCTGACACACGGTGACGAGGGGGAAATTATCTACGCCCACGATTGTCCGTACCAGATTTCGAGCGTTTGGACACAGTTCACCGGCGATCGCTGCCCGACGCTGATTGGAAAGCCAAAGATTTTCATCATTCAAGCCTGCAGGGGGAACGAGCTGGACCAGGGCGTGAAGGTTGAAAAGGATGGCGTCGCACGGTACAGCATTCCTACGCACGCGGACTTTCTGTTTGCTTTTGCCACAATTCCCGGATTCATGTCGTTCCGTAACACCCGCAACGGGTCGTGGTTCATACGGGAGTTTTGCAACGAACTGAACGAAAATGGACAGCGATATGATCTATTGACGCTGCTTACCTTCGTGGTCCAGAAGGTGGCCTACGGGTACGAGTCGATTGCCCCCAACACGCCGGAATACCACCTCAAAAAGCAAACACCATGCATTGTGTCGATGCTGACCAGACTGTTGTTGTTTAACTATGTTTaa
- the LOC6041315 gene encoding caspase-1, whose product MSTLSLTMERAKKAQFWRRGSSFSPSRLPVNPAYVIDRTGAYYPMNHKRRGKALIFTHETFAKSTKLASRKGAKVDSKALGKSLKRLGFDVDIYSDKGKEEINKITEKASRQDHSNADCLLVAILTHGDDGDSLCAQDGSYQFTSVWTQFTEERCPSLAGKPKIFIVQACRGQELDPGVATVEQDGIARYIGSAEADFLFAFATAPGFMSFRNVESGSWFIQELCVELNENGERYDLLTLFTFVTQRVAHLHESNAPDTLGYHQKKQIPCIVSKLTRLLLLSGRG is encoded by the exons ATGTCAACGTTATCGTTAACGATGGAAAGGGCAAAGAAGGCTCAATTTTGGCGCAGAGGAAGCAGCTTTTCGCCAAGCCGTCTTCCGGTGAATCCAGCCTACGTAATTGATCGCACTGGTGCGTATTACCCGATGAATCATAAGCGTCGCGGAAAGGCGCTGATCTTCACGCACGAAACGTTTGCGAAATCCACGAAACTAGCGTCGAGAAAAGGCGCAAAAGTGGACAGCAAGGCGCTCGGAAAGTCCCTGAAACGGCTTGGTTTCGACGTGGACATCTATTCCGATAAAGGAAAagaggaaataaataaaatcaccgAGAAAG CTTCTCGTCAAGATCACTCAAACGCGGACTGTCTGCTGGTTGCTATTCTAACCCACGGCGATGATGGGGACTCCCTTTGTGCTCAAGATGGTTCGTACCAGTTCACGAGCGTGTGGACACAATTTACCGAAGAGCGCTGTCCATCGTTGGCGGGAAAGCCCAAAATATTTATAGTCCAAGCCTGCCGAGGCCAAGAGCTGGATCCGGGAGTTGCGACGGTTGAGCAGGATGGAATCGCACGGTACATCGGTTCGGCGGAAGCagattttttgtttgcattCGCCACCGCACCAGGGTTTATGTCATTTCGGAACGTCGAAAGCGGATCGTGGTTTATTCAGGAGCTTTGCGTTGAACTGAACGAAAATGGAGAACGGTACGATCTGCTGACGCTATTTACTTTCGTTACTCAACGGGTAGCCCATCTACATGAATCGAATGCTCCCGATACTCTGGGGTACCATCAGAAAAAGCAAATACCGTGCATTGTTTCGAAATTAACAAGGCTTTTGTTGTTAAGTGGAAGAGGTTGA
- the LOC6041316 gene encoding multiple epidermal growth factor-like domains protein 8, translating into MRQLPLHKQWPRHLQCKAVANGMLISLILLGILLPYGTEGHTTQKNLHQQQSCDKTRRVFNESYGEISDGPSGYNYTQDSHCEWLIKAQNDSQYITLNFRSMGTECSFDYIFIYDGDSFRSPLLGSFSGKTEPQRVVASSGSMLVLLYSDTNYVLEGFKAEFAVSNCPNNCTDHGKCVDHTCVCNANWIGDDCSQDACPDGCGQSEGRGSCVGAQCVCSSNYSGQSCSLHKTHPVPNEWHWLSNSKNGLTPRATHTAVYYAPTDSLYVFGGYNLNKVLGSLSIYRFNTSRWENEWGVSLASEEMQSIATMNGSARKGTLFREPSEDTLGMGIGREPNFFNNFIFSLADNKTGPFGAVYGNNSRPTGRYGHAACAVKNGFVIFGGKLAGGRLSSDLWLYNITENGGTWSERALKSAFQPPPLTRHTLTAAENYLYAFGGALENGEFSSRLFRIHLSENASTEQWEEVFPRGGKTLDLRLVAHTTSYHKHTNSLIVYGGVVAGVARFSKLSDRMFTFQLDHLHWTEIMYPRTPLRDAYIPRERAFHTTTINGNYLIVFGGYTHKHNKEEICYDNQMYLYHLGCHNWISQDVLGKSRYPKQQGVFAHAAALRNGKTLLLVGGYHGNVNGDLLAYTLPPMLIVENEETFEPEAACPRHASVTECLSDPECGWCSADGLCYGRTVGANCTTNLQTMRCRGICPALGDCHSCLIHGSSSTGNIKSIANKLGLDRCTWCVQNARCHHKDDNYGVCGEDTPSGWWGPKGTEVIKPEQCTELDTRPGLTFLKYLAPINWSMPDTVMIVNATMVDFNLPSSTTHTEQSFSGQVVARLLGYIRPPAVWEGAGEKLRACASYSQAVLRMASTDAVDYNPRKKLYPVVTANITASHTTICEMAQWRSLEPRYRVMVDFQAKRNMNTGAQTHPQQISKMGLQHSAINQENPKAFTFEFLEPYSNGSCSEYNNCLHCLADSLCGWCETTNECVSRQENETLVCRRGDNWRYLTVNPSQCSNCSNYISCEQCIEAGICEWWAEDARCSRKGRSVTAVTELEACPAPCYLRENCSSCLNDRGRCVWCEATSQCFSFSVYTSEYQFGLCREWLDQTMPIGMPQSQDPAQQHSIQPIQQCKSCASHQNCSHCLRSLSCGWCYDVDNPIEGVCIQGDFNRSAFDCSTALNITEDRARWSYAQCPDVDECELGLHDCHAQAECINTHGSYTCRCRKGFLGDGIRNCIQTCYETCVHGYCSGGPEYKCQCDLGWTGIDCSQNCACNNHSTCSQGVGKCDKCMNWTEGLHCERCSPGSFGNATTQLGCQPCDCNGHGNEALGICDSQTGECYCQDNTEGLKCEVCNRNFYGDPKAGGQCYYQCEPRGVLTNIGTQGIGSHQLHKSARGGTEARECLWIISPYVKHGVELKNAIIQFEIEPQDMNVTCGQNAIYVYDGLPDLTGVTLQKQLLAVFCNENKSPWITEARSGHLTVHYRQGHDQGFKAIYSVMSCNINTCKRPYICSDNKCVCPKGFTGPRCSLKICPLDCNVEQKQGVCDAGYGRCICAPGFGDADCSRQIKPSNIVFTELFNSYLISENFEHLRKTLPRFGHTLVADRRGSLWMFGGYSLSHGPLNDIRQFDTKNNTWMQVTVDSSPEDRMPLGRYFHAAEMIMSKQAIYIYGGLSRNQTDHLVLDDFWQFGLQSQRWSIVNQKGSKPPQLAGHSMTLIKEAEKEVLLVIGGFSVSAGLSTHIWMFDLGSNSWSKVLTTGGKPAGIFGHSAVCHPSKQILYIFGGIVYSGGRTRVSNKMYALNFKNFRWIELPVFINRQSDYIPQARYLHSAVTTENYMLIVGGRFPSGGTGDTLVAYVYKCNQWIRLSGDIEIIGSTFGQIYAQAMTQDPEYDAFYAVGGWDGSSYSRVIKINIPADLCDLWSGSKYICRQYMGCSFCAIKTMDEYTSHCYAYGNSDICDAQNGTLSFNNGAPCDDDWLSKRNCSSFDSCGTCLATYPFHTEAQPACQWCPTCGGHGKCMPFESNSTSTTDSCPIVSCVASDCESCNAMPNCTWTLSGKYYKCQFRNDTDGNRKPSICPMSCHTHTSCSTCLSQPSSEGGWSDCRWSTQLNECISPSYQPLYCAGSVCGLVLEPSDIDQCPEPCGSFLQCATCLRHAHCGWCSRNGTEGDGVCTEGSLDSPVDYPASSTCDVIYRAKYNITTIDSNDRFSWNYIKCPPENECANSHHNCNVKSERCVDLLHGYECQCAEGYRGQLIDSAMVCVPVCKQGCVRGSCVEPDKCDCDFGYVGANCSIQCQCNGHSNCAGPDQLDTCLHCHNNTLGVQCEKCMPFFVRDPRNGGECVPCSEYCHGHTDICVGKDLEPSVRNMSYAELTRTLTEGPQSDAVCLRCSNFTDGDQCDKCIPGYFRGANIPSDPCRRCQCHGHGDMCDPVTGEKCNCGNNTESDNTCSAKGKNLAYSCWSMQCTKCKDSYSGHPSNGHQCYKHITVDSRMCFDAKSIDECKIKPQPLKPGQTVFFVIQPRYMNVDIRFIVDVTQGELDFYMSPNDESFVVQPNNSSGYHDIYLDNRYSWHQDIVDIEAVEGINVYPLNINRNYSDINMDPPLPIGSLSHSHCRMDTEKFFYVKDKIAKDLITYVTLQQCNSLLRVFGLKNRLVVTLPHTVHSLGQTKFYIALRARAGSTASYGLVFFRQDQLHIHLFVFFSVFFSCFFLFLAICVLAWKAKQAADMRRARRRHVVEMLHMAKRPFGRINLSLETPSETPASHRKRGRSKQASAHHLQQDIAPVALEPTADNVAAVGTVFVRLPGKHKSQVSLALASSLVVLTRNHHTTYNRAFQRRRGSSHYVPPNMQQGPPLFVDLPQEQVPLQPLALNRAQ; encoded by the exons ATGAGACAATTGCCATTACATAAACAGTGGCCTCGTCACTTGCAGTGCAAAGCTGTAGCTAACGGAATGCTGATTTCGCTAATACTCCTGGGCATTCTGTTACCCTACGGCACCGAAGGTCACACCACGCAGAAAAATTTGCATCAGCAGCAGTCTTGCGACAAAACAAGACGCGTTTTTAACGAATCGTACGGAGAAATCAGCGACGGACCGTCCGGATATAATTACACCCAAGATTCACACTGCGAGTGGCTGATAAAGGCTCAAAATGATAGCCAGTACATCACGCTCAACTTCCGAAGCATGGGCACCGAGTGCTCGTTCGATTATATATTTATCTACGACGGGGATTCATTCCGATCGCCACTGCTCGGCAGTTTTAGCGGTAAAACCGAACCCCAGCGAGTGGTGGCGTCGTCCGGAAGT ATGCTGGTGCTGCTGTACAGTGATACCAACTACGTACTAGAGGGATTCAAGGCGGAATTTGCCGTGTCCAACTGTCCCAATAATTGCACGGACCACGGGAAGTGTGTGGATCATACGTGCGTTTGCAACGCCAACTGGATTGGGGATGACTGCAGTCAAGACGCGTGCCCCGACGGATGTGGACAGAGTGAAGGAAGAGGAAGTTGTGTGGGTGCACAATGCGTATGCTCAAGT AACTATTCCGGCCAATCGTGTAGCTTACACAAGACACATCCCGTTCCCAACGAGTGGCACTGGTTGTCCAACTCGAAGAACGGGTTAACTCCGCGAGCCACTCACACTGCAGTGTACTACGCACCAACAGATTCGCTGTACGTGTTCGGTGGATACAATCTGAATAAAGTGCTCGGTAGTCTGAGCATTTACCGGTTCAACACGAGCCGATGGGAGAACGAGTGGGGCGTAAGCCTCGCTAGTGAAGAAATGCAATCGATAGCAACGATGAATGGAAGTGCCCGGAAGGGAACGCTGTTTAGGGAACCATCCGAAGACACGCTAGGAATGGGAATAGGACGCGAGCCAAACTTTTTCAACAACTTTATCTTCTCGCTGGCGGACAACAAAACCGGTCCCTTTGGAGCAGTTTACGGAAACAATTCACGTCCTACTGGACGGTACGGTCATGCGGCGTGTGCAGTAAAGAATGGTTTCGTAATATTCGGGGGCAAACTCGCCGGAGGTCGCTTGTCATCGGATTTATGGCTGTACAATATAACAGAAAATGGAGGTACTTGGTCGGAACGAGCGCTAAAATCGGCTTTTCAGCCTCCACCGCTAACCAGACACACCTTAACCGCGGCTGAAAACTATCTGTACGCTTTCGGTGGAGCACTCGAGAATGGAGAATTTTCTTCGCGATTGTTTCGAATTCATCTGTCGGAAAACGCCAGTACTGAACAATGGGAAGAAGTGTTTCCTCGTGGAGGAAAAACATTGGATCTTCGACTAGTGGCTCACACGACCTCCTATCATAAACACACCAACTCCCTGATCGTGTACGGTGGTGTTGTGGCTGGGGTTGCGCGATTTTCCAAACTGTCCGATAGGATGTTTACCTTCCAGCTGGACCATCTTCACTGGACAGAGATAATGTATCCCCGGACACCGCTGAGGGACGCTTATATTCCGCGAGAGCGCGCTTTCCATACAACAACAATCAACGGAAACTATTTGATCGTGTTTGGCGGATATACTCATAAACACAACAAGGAAGAAATTTGCTACGACAATCAAATGTATCTGTATCATCTGGGCTGCCACAACTGGATTAGCCAGGACGTGCTGGGCAAATCTCGATATCCGAAACAACAAGGCGTTTTTGCCCATGCTGCCGCTTTAAGGAATGGAAAAACTTTACTCCTTGTTGGCGGATACCACGGTAATGTAAATGGAGATTTACTAGCATACACATTGCCACCGATGTTGATTGTCGAAAACGAGGAAACCTTTGAACCCGAAGCTGCCTGCCCGAGACATGCCTCCGTAACAGAATGTCTGTCGGATCCCGAGTGCGGATGGTGTTCGGCGGATGGCCTCTGCTATGGACGAACGGTCGGAGCCAATTGTACCACAAATTTGCAAACGATGCGATGCCGTGGAATCTGTCCGGCACTTGGGGACTGCCACTCTTGCCTGATTCATGGTTCCTCCTCTACAGGAAATATCAAATCCATCGCCAACAAACTCGGTCTCGATCGGTGCACTTGGTGTGTTCAAAATGCTCGCTGTCACCACAAGGACGACAATTACGGAGTTTGTGGAGAAGACACTCCGTCCGGATGGTGGGGGCCAAAGGGCACAGAGGTCATCAAACCAGAACAGTGCACTGAACTGGACACAAGACCAGGCCTCACATTCCTCAAATACTTAGCCCCTATTAATTGGTCAATGCCTGATACGGTCATGATCGTCAACGCAACCATGGTCGATTTTAATCTTCCGTCCTCAACAACTCATACCGAGCAATCTTTCAGCGGACAGGTCGTTGCCCGTTTGCTAGGATACATCCGTCCACCTGCCGTGTGGGAAGGAGCAGGAGAAAAACTCAGAGCGTGTGCCAGTTACTCGCAAGCTGTACTACGAATGGCTTCCACCGATGCTGTCGACTACAATCCTCGCAAGAAACTCTATCCGGTTGTGACCGCCAACATTACTGCAAGCCACACAACAATCTGTGAGATGGCTCAGTGGAGAAGTTTAGAGCCTCGCTATCGTGTAATGGTAGACTTCCAAGCGAAAAGAAACATGAACACAGGCGCCCAGACTCACCCTCAGCAAATCAGTAAGATGGGTCTTCAGCACAGCGCAATCAACCAGGAAAATCCAAAAGCATTCACGTTTGAGTTTTTGGAACCTTACTCCAACGGATCCTGCAGTGAATACAATAACTGCCTACACTGCTTAGCAGATTCGCTGTGTGGATGGTGTGAAACGACCAACGAGTGCGTCTCCCGCCAGGAAAACGAAACGTTAGTTTGTCGTCGCGGAGATAACTGGCGCTACCTTACCGTAAATCCGTCTCAATGTTCCAACTGTTCGAACTACATTTCCTGCGAGCAGTGCATCGAAGCTGGTATCTGCGAATGGTGGGCTGAGGATGCTCGCTGTTCCCGAAAAGGTCGATCCGTAACTGCTGTAACAGAACTAGAAGCATGTCCAGCGCCGTGTTACTTGCGCGAAAACTGCTCCAGCTGTCTCAACGATCGCGGTCGATGTGTGTGGTGCGAGGCAACCAGTCAGTGTTTCAGTTTTTCGGTTTACACCAGCGAGTATCAATTTGGGCTTTGTCGCGAGTGGCTCGATCAAACCATGCCAATCGGGATGCCACAGTCACAAGATCCAGCGCAACAACACTCGATTCAACCGATCCAGCAGTGCAAATCATGTGCCAGTCACCAGAACTGTTCACATTGCCTTCGATCACTGAGCTGCGGCTGGTGCTACGACGTGGACAATCCCATCGAGGGCGTTTGCATACAAGGTGATTTCAATAGATCCGCTTTCGATTGCAGTACGGCACTGAACATTACAGAAGACAGAGCCCGATGGTCGTATGCCCAGTGTCCAGATGTGGACGAGTGTGAACTGGGTCTGCACGATTGTCACGCACAAGCTGAGTGTATCAACACGCACGGATCTTACACCTGTCGCTGCCGGAAAGGATTCCTGGGCGATGGAATCCGTAATTGTATTCAAACCTGTTACGAAACGTGCGTGCACGGGTACTGTTCCGGAGGTCCAGAGTACAAATGCCAGTGTGACCTTGGCTGGACGGGAATCGATTGCAGTCAAAACTGTGCGTGTAACAATCATTCAACGTGTTCCCAGGGTGTGGGCAAGTGCGACAAATGTATGAACTGGACGGAAGGCCTACACTGTGAGCGATGTAGTCCGGGAAGTTTCGGAAATGCGACGACCCAGTTGGGTTGTCAACCGTGCGATTGCAATGGGCACGGCAATGAGGCTCTTGGAATATGTGACTCACAAACTGGCGAGTGCTACTGCCAGGACAACACGGAAGGACTCAAGTGTGAAGTGTGTAATCGAAACTTTTACGGTGATCCGAAGGCCGGCGGTCAGTGCTACTACCAGTGTGAACCTCGCGGAGTTTTGACCAACATTGGAACACAAGGAATAGGATCACATCAGCTGCACAAATCTGCCCGTGGAGGAACAGAAGCTCGTGAGTGCCTGTGGATTATAAGTCCGTATGTGAAGCACGGTGTTGAATTGAAGAATGCTATAATTCAGTTTGAGATTGAGCCACAAGACATGAATGTAACGTGTGGGCAGAACGCAATTTACGTATACGATGGATTGCCGGACTTGACCGGGGTAACGTTACAGAAGCAGTTGTTGGCAGTATTTTGCAACGAAAACAAAAGTCCTTGGATAACGGAAGCTCGTTCAGGCCATTTAACGGTTCACTACAGGCAGGGCCATGATCAGGGCTTCAAGGCGATCTACAGCGTAATGAGTTGCAATATCAATACCTGCAAACGACCATACATTTGCTCAGATAACAAATGTGTGTGCCCAAAAGGGTTCACCGGTCCGCGATGTTCGCTGAAAATTTGCCCCTTAGATTGCAATGTTGAGCAGAAGCAAGGAGTTTGCGACGCCGGATACGGACGCTGTATCTGTGCGCCAGGTTTCGGCGATGCAGACTGTTCCAGACAAATCAAGCCGTCCAATATAGTGTTTACAGAACTGTTCAACTCGTATCTCATTtcggaaaattttgagcatttgcGTAAGACTCTGCCTCGATTTGGACACACTCTGGTAGCAGATCGACGTGGTTCGCTGTGGATGTTTGGTGGATACTCGTTATCCCACGGCCCACTGAACGATATTCGCCAGTTTGACACGAAGAACAACACCTGGATGCAGGTAACGGTCGATTCCAGCCCTGAAGATCGAATGCCGTTGGGACGGTACTTTCACGCAGCGGAGATGATCATGTCCAAGCAAGCCATCTACATCTACGGCGGACTTTCACGCAATCAAACCGACCACCTGGTGTTGGATGATTTCTGGCAGTTTGGCCTACAGTCGCAGCGATGGAGTATTGTGAACCAGAAAGGCTCCAAGCCACCCCAGCTGGCAGGACATTCAATGACTCTGATCAAGGAAGCCGAAAAGGAAGTGTTGCTGGTGATTGGGGGTTTTTCCGTCTCAGCTGGGCTGTCCACTCACATTTGGATGTTTGATCTCGGCTCGAATAGCTGGTCCAAAGTGTTGACCACAGGCGGGAAACCCGCTGGAATTTTTGGACACAGTGCAGTGTGTCATCCGTCGAAGCAGATATTGTACATCTTTGGTGGAATCGTCTATTCAGGTGGACGGACTCGTGTTTCGAACAAAATGTACGCcctcaatttcaaaaacttcaggTGGATTGAACTTCCAGTTTTCATAAATAGACAATCTGATTACATTCCTCAAGCGAGGTACCTGCATTCAGCGGTTACAACGGAGAACTATATGCTGATAGTTGGAGGAAGGTTCCCGTCTGGTGGAACGGGAGACACGCTGGTAGCTTATGTGTACAAGTGTAATCAGTGGATTCGACTAAGCGGAGACATTGAAATCATCGGAAGCACTTTCGGGCAGATTTACGCCCAAGCGATGACTCAAGATCCAGAATATGACGCATTTTACGCTGTTGGCGGTTGGGATGGAAGCAGTTACAGTCGTGTAATTAAAATTAACATCCCAGCTGATTTATGTGATCTTTGGAGCGGTTCCAAGTACATTTGCCGGCAGTATATGGGTTGCAGCTTTTGCGCTATCAAGACAATGGATGAATATACCTCGCACTGTTACGCCTACGGAAATTCCGACATTTGTGACGCACAAAACGGGACGCTATCGTTCAACAACGGAGCACCTTGCGACGACGATTGGCTATCGAAACGAAACTGTTCATCGTTTGACTCGTGCGGCACATGTCTAGCAACTTATCCGTTCCATACGGAAGCGCAACCAGCATGCCAGTGGTGTCCTACTTGCGGAGGACATGGTAAATGTATGCCTTTTGAATCAAACTCGACAAGTACGACAGACAGCTGCCCGATAGTCAGTTGTGTCGCGTCGGATTGTGAGAGTTGTAACGCAATGCCGAACTGTACATGGACGCTTTCGGGAAAATATTACAAGTGCCAGTTTCGGAATGATACTGACGGCAACAGAAAGCCTTCGATTTGCCCGATGAGCTGTCACACACATACCAGCTGTAGCACCTGCTTGAGTCAGCCATCTTCCGAGGGTGGGTGGTCGGATTGTCGGTGGTCAACGCAGCTTAACGAGTGCATTTCTCCCAGTTACCAACCGCTGTACTGCGCTGGAAGCGTCTGTGGACTTGTGCTGGAACCATCGGATATTGACCAGTGTCCTGAACCGTGTGGATCGTTCCTGCAATGTGCCACCTGTTTGCGGCATGCCCACTGCGGTTGGTGTTCACGAAATGGAACCGAAGGGGACGGGGTTTGTACGGAAGGTTCTCTGGATAGTCCGGTTGATTATCCCGCCTCTTCTACGTGCGATGTAATTTACCGAGCTAAGTACAACATAACCACGATTGATTCCAACGATCGATTCAGCTGGAACTACATCAAATGTCCACCGGAGAACGAATGCGCTAACAGTCATCACAATTGCAACGTGAAATCGGAGAGGTGCGTTGACCTTCTGCATGGATACGAGTGCCAGTGTGCCGAAGGGTATCGCGGACAATTGATAGATTCGGCCATGGTATGTGTTCCAGTTTGCAAGCAGGGTTGCGTTCGTGGATCTTGTGTGGAACCGGACAAGTGCGATTGTGATTTTGGATATGTGGGTGCCAATTGTAGCATTCAGTGCCAATGCAACGGACATTCAAACTGTGCAGGACCTGACCAGTTGGACACGTGCTTGCACTGTCACAACAACACTCTCGGAGTACAGTGTGAAAAGTGTATGCCATTCTTCGTGCGTGATCCTCGAAACGGTGGAGAATGTGTTCCCTGCTCGGAGTACTGCCACGGTCATACTGATATTTGCGTTGGCAAAGATCTGGAACCGTCTGTGCGGAACATGAGCTACGCTGAACTTACGAGAACGCTCACCGAAGGACCACAGTCGGACGCGGTATGTTTGCGGTGCAGTAACTTTACGGATGGAGATCAATGTGACAAGTGTATCCCAGGTTATTTTCGAGGGGCAAACATCCCGAGTGATCCCTGCCGGCGGTGCCAGTGCCACGGCCACGGAGACATGTGCGATCCGGTGACGGGAGAGAAGTGCAACTGTGGCAACAATACCGAAAGTGACAACACCTGCTCTGCCAAAGGAAAGAACCTCGCGTACAGCTGCTGGTCGATGCAGTGCACCAAGTGCAAGGATTCTTACTCTGGCCATCCGTCCAATGGGCATCAGTGCTACAAACACATCACCGTTGACTCCAGGATGTGCTTCGATGCGAAATCTATCG ATGAATGCAAGATCAAACCACAACCGTTGAAGCCGGGACAAACCGTGTTCTTCGTAATACAGCCACGCTATATGAACGTAGATATTAGATTTATAGTAGACGTTACCCAGGGTGAACTGGATTTCTACATGAGTCCAAATGATGAGTCTTTTGTTGTACAACCAAACAATAGCTCCGGCTACCATGACATTTATCTGGATAACCGTTACTCTTGGCATCAAGATATTGTGGACATCGAAGCCGTCGAAGGGATAAATGTGTATCCGTTGAATATCAACCGTAACTACTCCGACATAAACATGGATCCTCCTCTACCAATTGGCTCGCTGTCCCATTCTCACTGTCGTATGGACACGGAAAAGTTCTTCTATGTTAAGGATAAAATTGCCAAGGATCTTATAACTTACGTTACCCTGCAACAATGCAACTCACTGCTACGTGTGTTTGGATTGAAGAATCGATTGGTTGTGACTTTACCGCATACAGTGCACTCGCTGGGCCAAACAAAGTTCTACATTGCACTTAGGGCACGTGCTGGATCCACCGCTAGTTACGGATTGGTTTTCTTCCGACAGGATCAGCTGCACATTCACTTGTTTGTGTTTTTCTCGGTATTTTTCTCCTGCTTCTTTCTCTTTTTGGCTATTTGTGTTCTTGCGTGGAAAGCCAAACAAGCGGCGGACATGAGACGGGCACGCAGACGTCACGTTGTGGAGATGCTACACATGGCCAAACGACCCTTTGGGCGCATCAATCTGTCCTTGGAGACTCCCAGCGAAACGCCCGCCAGTCATCGTAAAAGGGGCCGAAGTAAACAGGCGTCCGCGCACCATTTGCAACAGGACATTGCTCCCGTGGCACTGGAACCGACCGCAGACAATGTGGCCGCGGTTGGAACCGTGTTCGTGCGTCTTCCAGGCAAGCACAAGTCCCAGGTATCGCTGGCGCTGGCTTCCTCTCTTGTGGTTCTGACCCGGAATCATCACACCACGTACAATCGGGCATTCCAGCGTCGGAGAGGATCCTCGCATTACGTTCCACCAAATATGCAACAGGGACCGCCGTTGTTTGTTGATTTGCCCCAAGAGCAGGTCCCTCTGCAGCCACTTGCATTGAACAGGGCACAGTAA